A single window of Thermodesulfobacteriota bacterium DNA harbors:
- the acpP gene encoding acyl carrier protein — protein MSVEEKVTNIIVEQLSVDRSKVQPEASFVDDLGADSLDLVELIMAMEEAFDVEIPDEKAEKIRTVKDAIEHIKAETA, from the coding sequence ATGTCCGTGGAAGAGAAGGTGACCAACATCATTGTCGAGCAGCTCAGTGTGGACCGGTCCAAGGTCCAGCCGGAGGCATCCTTTGTGGACGATCTCGGCGCCGATTCCCTGGACCTCGTGGAGCTGATCATGGCCATGGAAGAGGCCTTTGACGTGGAGATTCCCGATGAGAAGGCGGAGAAGATCCGCACCGTCAAGGATGCCATCGAGCATATCAAGGCGGAAACCGCCTGA
- the fabG gene encoding 3-oxoacyl-[acyl-carrier-protein] reductase, with amino-acid sequence MSLAGKVALVTGGSRGIGRAIAMELARRGALVAINFVSRPEAAQETEAAIVAAGGRALLAPFDVAAGEACAAGIKEVLAEAGRLDILVSNAGITRDGLLATMKEADWDAVLATNLKGAFHCMKAVCRPMIKQRGGRIIAVSSVIGATGNAGQANYAAAKAGLLGLTRSLARELAGRGVTVNAVAPGYIDTEMTAVLPQTAKDKILAEIPMARMGSPADVAAAVAFLASGEAGYITGQVIHVNGGLFMG; translated from the coding sequence ATGAGCCTTGCTGGCAAGGTGGCCCTGGTTACGGGCGGCAGCCGCGGCATCGGCCGGGCCATTGCCATGGAACTGGCCCGCCGGGGAGCCCTGGTGGCGATCAACTTCGTCAGCCGGCCGGAGGCCGCCCAGGAGACCGAGGCGGCGATCGTCGCGGCCGGCGGCCGGGCACTCCTGGCCCCCTTCGATGTCGCGGCCGGCGAGGCCTGCGCGGCGGGCATCAAGGAGGTGCTCGCCGAGGCTGGCCGGCTGGACATCCTGGTGTCCAACGCCGGCATCACCCGGGATGGCCTGCTGGCAACCATGAAGGAGGCGGACTGGGACGCGGTGCTGGCCACCAACCTCAAGGGCGCCTTCCATTGTATGAAGGCGGTGTGCCGGCCGATGATCAAGCAGCGCGGCGGCCGGATCATCGCCGTCAGCTCGGTGATCGGCGCCACCGGCAACGCCGGCCAAGCCAACTACGCCGCTGCCAAGGCCGGCCTCCTGGGGCTCACCCGCTCCCTGGCCCGGGAGCTGGCCGGCCGGGGGGTGACCGTCAATGCCGTCGCCCCCGGCTATATCGATACCGAGATGACCGCCGTTTTGCCCCAGACGGCCAAAGACAAGATTCTGGCCGAGATCCCCATGGCGAGGATGGGATCTCCGGCGGATGTCGCCGCAGCCGTGGCCTTCCTGGCCTCCGGCGAGGCCGGCTACATCACCGGCCAGGTGATCCACGTCAACGGCGGCCTGTTCATGGGCTAA
- a CDS encoding electron transfer flavoprotein subunit alpha, producing MLVIDHERCIGCGLCQETCSFGAITLHDSRPQVSDACTLCGACVEACEAGALAIVRDQPAPVADLAAWSGVLVFAEHRQGRTAPVAFELLGAGRRLADQRRAPLAAVLLGHRLDGVPEELVAQGADTVYVVDDPALAAFTDDAYGNVLADLVRDVRPEIVLAGATAVGRSVIPRVATMLGTGLTADCTELAIRPEDGALLQTRPAFGGNIMATIVCPHTRPQMATVRPKVMRPLPRDPARTGAIVPVRPAPARLASRIQVVRSVATAGDTARLTEADVVVAGGRGLEDTRGFALLSELAQLLGGAVGASRAAVDSGWIPHCHQVGQTGKTVAPKLYIACGISGAIQHLVGMQSAETIIAINRDPHAPIFDVAHYGVVGDLFAILPRLVDALKAEEERS from the coding sequence ATGCTGGTCATCGATCACGAACGCTGCATCGGCTGTGGGCTCTGCCAGGAGACCTGCTCCTTTGGCGCCATCACCCTGCACGACAGCCGGCCCCAGGTCTCGGACGCCTGCACCCTGTGCGGCGCCTGCGTCGAGGCCTGCGAGGCCGGCGCCCTGGCCATTGTCCGGGATCAGCCCGCCCCGGTCGCTGATCTTGCTGCCTGGTCCGGGGTGCTGGTCTTTGCCGAGCACCGCCAGGGCCGCACCGCGCCGGTAGCCTTCGAGCTCCTGGGCGCCGGCCGCCGGCTGGCCGACCAGCGGCGGGCGCCCCTGGCCGCGGTGCTCCTGGGCCACCGGCTGGACGGCGTGCCGGAGGAGCTGGTCGCCCAGGGCGCCGATACGGTGTACGTGGTGGACGACCCGGCCCTGGCCGCGTTCACCGACGATGCCTACGGCAATGTGCTGGCGGATCTGGTCCGGGACGTGCGGCCGGAGATCGTGCTCGCCGGTGCCACGGCGGTGGGGCGCTCGGTCATTCCTCGGGTGGCCACCATGCTGGGCACCGGGCTTACCGCCGACTGCACCGAGCTTGCGATCCGGCCGGAGGACGGGGCGCTCCTCCAGACCCGTCCCGCCTTTGGCGGCAACATCATGGCCACCATTGTCTGTCCCCACACCCGGCCGCAGATGGCCACGGTCCGGCCCAAGGTGATGCGGCCGCTGCCCCGGGATCCGGCCAGGACCGGCGCCATCGTCCCGGTGCGGCCGGCGCCCGCGCGCCTGGCCTCGCGCATTCAGGTTGTACGCTCGGTGGCCACCGCCGGCGACACCGCCCGTCTGACCGAGGCGGACGTGGTGGTGGCTGGCGGCCGCGGCCTGGAGGACACCCGGGGCTTCGCCCTGCTGTCCGAGCTGGCCCAGCTTCTGGGCGGGGCGGTGGGCGCCTCCCGGGCCGCGGTGGACAGCGGCTGGATCCCCCACTGCCACCAGGTCGGCCAGACCGGCAAGACCGTGGCCCCCAAGCTCTACATCGCCTGCGGCATCTCCGGCGCCATCCAGCATTTGGTGGGCATGCAGTCGGCTGAGACCATCATCGCCATCAACCGGGATCCGCACGCGCCGATTTTCGATGTCGCCCATTACGGGGTGGTGGGGGATCTTTTTGCCATTCTGCCCCGACTGGTGGATGCCCTGAAGGCGGAGGAGGAGCGCTCATGA
- a CDS encoding electron transfer flavoprotein subunit beta/FixA family protein produces the protein MRIIVCIKQVPDTKDVRLDPQTNTMAREGVASIMNPYDRHALEAGVRLREAAGGTVTALSMGPPQAEATLREAVACGADEAVLVSDRAFAGADTWATTYTLAATIRHLGGADVVLCGKQAIDGDTAQVGPGLAERLDMPFVSYARRLELAEGGLRLERVMDDGYDEVLAPLPCLVTVVREINEPRLPSLKGKMRAAKLAIPRLAAADLGADPASCGLAGSFTQVVRVFAPSRQRQARMLDGSPQEQVAALVACLRSSIG, from the coding sequence ATGCGCATCATCGTCTGTATCAAGCAGGTTCCGGATACCAAAGACGTCCGGCTGGATCCCCAGACCAACACCATGGCCCGGGAAGGGGTGGCCAGCATCATGAACCCCTACGACCGGCACGCCCTGGAGGCTGGGGTGCGCCTCAGGGAGGCGGCCGGCGGCACGGTCACGGCCCTCAGCATGGGACCGCCGCAGGCCGAGGCTACCCTGCGGGAGGCCGTGGCCTGCGGTGCCGACGAGGCGGTTCTGGTCTCGGACCGCGCCTTTGCCGGCGCCGACACCTGGGCCACCACCTACACCCTGGCGGCGACTATTCGCCATCTGGGGGGGGCTGATGTGGTCCTGTGCGGCAAGCAGGCCATCGACGGCGATACCGCCCAGGTGGGGCCAGGCCTGGCCGAGCGGTTGGACATGCCTTTCGTCAGCTACGCCCGGCGGCTGGAGCTGGCAGAAGGCGGCCTGCGGCTGGAGCGGGTCATGGACGACGGCTACGACGAGGTGCTGGCGCCTCTGCCCTGCCTGGTCACCGTGGTCCGGGAGATCAACGAGCCGCGCCTGCCATCCCTGAAGGGCAAGATGCGGGCCGCCAAGCTGGCCATCCCCCGGCTTGCGGCCGCGGATCTCGGTGCTGATCCGGCGAGCTGCGGCCTGGCCGGCAGCTTCACCCAGGTGGTGCGGGTCTTCGCCCCCAGCCGCCAGCGCCAGGCCCGCATGCTGGACGGCTCGCCGCAAGAGCAGGTGGCAGCCCTGGTAGCCTGCCTGCGCTCCTCCATCGGCTGA
- a CDS encoding acyl-CoA dehydrogenase family protein has translation MDYFLSDEQRMIVDLARQIADDKIIPQRAELDEREEFPAEILAAMAQADLFGLYIPEQYGGLGGGPFEVVLCLEQLGRGCVAVATSYAASALGAYPILLAGSDDLKARYLPDVANGARRSAFALTEANAGSDASAIQTTAVQDGDSWVLNGTKQWITNGGEADIYTVVAITDRNKGPRGASMFVVEASDPGFSCGKKEKKMGIRASSTRELIMKDCRVPRDRMVGRQGSGFITVMKTLDLSRPGIAALGVGLAQAALDEAVSYAKQRVQFGKPIIAFQAMQHMLADMATELEAARALVYAAAKHISAHPESMSKPSSMCKVFATDMAMKVTTDAVQVLGGYGYMREYPVEKMMRDAKILQIYEGTNQIQRNVIGQELNKEYSR, from the coding sequence GTGGACTATTTTCTTTCTGATGAGCAGCGGATGATCGTCGATCTGGCCCGCCAGATCGCCGACGACAAGATCATCCCCCAGCGAGCCGAGCTGGACGAGCGGGAGGAGTTCCCCGCCGAGATCCTGGCGGCCATGGCCCAGGCCGACCTTTTCGGGCTCTATATCCCTGAGCAGTACGGCGGCCTGGGCGGCGGCCCCTTCGAGGTGGTGCTCTGCCTGGAGCAGCTGGGCCGGGGCTGCGTGGCGGTGGCCACCAGCTACGCCGCCAGCGCCCTGGGCGCCTATCCCATCCTCCTGGCCGGCAGCGACGACCTCAAGGCCAGGTATCTGCCGGACGTGGCCAATGGCGCCCGGCGCTCCGCCTTCGCCCTCACCGAGGCCAATGCCGGCTCCGACGCCTCGGCCATCCAGACCACCGCCGTTCAGGACGGCGACTCCTGGGTCCTCAACGGCACCAAACAATGGATCACCAACGGCGGCGAGGCGGACATCTACACCGTGGTCGCCATCACCGATCGCAACAAAGGGCCGCGGGGCGCCTCCATGTTCGTGGTGGAGGCGTCTGATCCGGGCTTCTCCTGCGGCAAGAAAGAGAAGAAGATGGGCATCCGGGCCTCCTCCACCCGGGAGCTCATCATGAAGGACTGCCGGGTCCCCAGGGACCGGATGGTGGGGCGGCAAGGCTCGGGCTTCATCACCGTCATGAAGACCCTGGATCTTTCCCGGCCAGGCATCGCCGCTCTGGGGGTGGGCCTGGCCCAGGCCGCCCTGGACGAGGCGGTGAGCTACGCCAAGCAGCGGGTCCAGTTCGGCAAGCCCATCATCGCCTTCCAGGCCATGCAGCACATGCTGGCGGACATGGCGACCGAGCTGGAGGCGGCCCGGGCCCTGGTGTACGCCGCGGCCAAGCACATCAGCGCGCATCCCGAAAGCATGTCCAAGCCCTCCTCCATGTGCAAGGTCTTTGCCACCGACATGGCCATGAAGGTGACCACCGACGCGGTGCAGGTTCTGGGCGGCTACGGCTACATGCGGGAGTATCCGGTGGAAAAGATGATGCGGGATGCCAAGATCCTGCAGATCTACGAGGGCACCAACCAGATCCAGCGCAACGTCATCGGCCAGGAGCTCAACAAGGAGTACAGCCGGTAA